The window AACGAAGCGCTCGGGATCCTCGCCGCCTTCGCCCGTGTTGCTCTTGCCGCCGAGCCGGTTCATCGCGATCGCGAGGGTTTCGTGCGCCTCCTTGCCCAGCGCGCCGAACGACATCGCGCCGGTCGTGAAGCGCTTCACGATCTCCTTCGCCGGCTCCACCTCCTCCAGCGGAACGGGCGCGCCGGTCCGCAGATCGAGCAGCCCCCGAAGGGTCGAGCGCCGCCTTGACTCGTCGTCCACCAGCCGGCTGAATTCCTTGAAAGAGGCGTAACTGTTGTTCCGGGCGGCCCACTGGAGTTTGGAAATCGTTTCCGGATTCCAGTTGTGGCGTTCGCCCTGAATCCGGTAGTGATACTCGCCGCCGTAGTCCAGCTGCCGGATCGGCACGTTCTGATGGGCCGCCGTGTGTCGGCGCAGCACCTCCTCGGCCAGCGTCTCGATCCCGATCCCCCCGATCCGGGAGGCCGTCCCGGTGAAATACCGTTCGACGAGCTCGGCGCCCAGCCCGATCGCCTCGAAGATTTGGCCGCCGCAGTAGCTCTGGACGGTCGAGATCCCCATCTTGGAGAAGATCTTCAGCAAGCCCTTGTTGACGGCCTTGATGTATTTGGATTCGGCCGTCGGGGCGTCGATCGTCTCGGGCAAATAACCGTCGCGGACCATGTCGGTCAGGGTCTCGAAGGCCAGATAGGGATTGATGCTGCCGGCGCCGTAGCCGATCAGGCAGGCGAAGTGATGCACCTCACGCGCCTCGCCCGTTTCGACGATCAGGCCGACCTCGGTCCGGGAGCATTCCCGGACCAGATGATGATGGACGGCCGAAATCGCCAGGAGGCTCGGGACCGGCGCCCGTTCGGCGTCGACGCCGCGGTCGCTCAAGATGATGAAGTTGTATCCGGCGCGGATGGCCTCGGACGCCTGGCGGCAAAGCCGCTCTACGGCGTCGGCGAGTCCGCGGGGCCCCTCGGCCGCCGGGAACAGCATGCTCAGGGTCTGGCTCTTGAAATAGCCGTCCGCGATCGTCCGGATCTTTTCCAGGTCCGCGTTGGTCAGAATCGGCTGATTCACCTTGATGCGGCGGCAGGACTCGGGCGTCTCGCCCAGAAGGTTCGCCTTGGGACCGATGCTGGTCACGAGGGACATGACGAGCTGCTCGCGGATCGGATCGATCGGGGGATTGGTCACCTGCGCGAAGAGTTGCTTGAAGTATTTGAAGAGCAGCTGAGGCCGGTCCGAGAGCACGGCCAGCGGCGTGTCGGTGCCCATCGAACCGACGGGCTCCTCGCCGGTGATCGTCATCGGCATCATGATCATCTTCAAATCCTCGATGGTGTAGCCGAAGACCTGCTGCCGCTGCCGGAGCGTGACATGGTCCGGCTGCAGAACGTTCAGGGGCTCCGGAAGATCCTCGAGGTTGATCCGGTTGGCGGCGACCCACTGGAGGTACGGTTTGCGCGAGGCCATGTCGGCCTTGATCTCTTCGTCGTCGATGATCCGCCCCTGCGCCGTATCCACCAGAAACATCCGTCCCGGCTGCAGCCGGCCCTTGGTGCGAACCTCTTCGGGCGGGACCGGGAGCACGCCGGTTTCGGAGGCCATCACGACAAAATCGTCCTTGGTCACGACGTAACGCGCGGGACGAAGGCCGTTGCGATCGAGCGTCGCCCCGATCAGCTTCCCGTCGGTAAAACAGACCGCGGCCGGACCGTCCCAGGGCTCCTGCATTGCGGCGTGGTATTCATAGAAGCCGCGGCGCGCGAGATCCATGTTGGGATCGCCGGACCAGGCCTCCGGAATCAGCATCATCATGGCGTGGGGCAGCGACCGTCCGCCCATCACCAGGAACTCCAGGGCGTTGTCCAGGCAGGCCGAGTCGCTCTGGCCTTCGGAGATAATCGGATAGAGCTTTTTCAGATCGTCTCCGAACAAATCGGAGGACATCCGGCCCTCTCGGGCGTGCATCCAGTTGATGTTTCCCTTCAAGGTATTGATCTCGCCGTTGTGGCAGATATACCGGTAGGGGTGCGCGCGGCTCCAGGTCGGGAAGGTGTTGGTCGAAAAACGGGAATGGACCAGCGCCAACGCGCTCATCACGTTTTCATCCGCCAGGTCGGTATAAAAGAGCGGGATCTGGCTGGGCAAAAGGAGGCCCTTGTAAACGATGGTATTGGCGGAGAGGCTGGGAATATAAAATGTTTCCCGTCCCTCCAGAGCCGACCCGCGGACGGCGTTCTCGATCCGTTTCCGTATCACATACAGTTTTCGCTCAAACTCGGCCTCGGTTAAAATGTCCCTTGCGATGAAAAACTGACGGATATAAGGCAGGCTCTGCCGGGCCAGGTCGCCGATGTGCGCCTCCTTCACCGGCACATCGCGCCAGCCCAGAAGCCGTTGGCCCTCTTCATGGATGATTTTTTCGATCAGCTTTTCACAGGGCGCGCGCTGGGCGGGCACCGTCGGAAGGAAAACCATGCCGACGCCGTATTCCCCGGCCCCCGACAGTCGGATGCCCGCTTCCGCGCAGGCTCTTTTCAAAAATTCATGGGGAATCTGGAGCAGAATTCCAACGCCGTCTCCCGTGCAGGGATCGCAGCCGACGGCTCCACGATGGGCCAGATTCTCAAGGACCTGCAGCCCTTTTCGAACGATATCGTGCGATTTGCTGCCTTTGACATTAACAACAAATCCGATTCCGCAGGCCTCCTTTTCGAATTGAGGATCGTAGAGGCCCTGGCGCTCTGGAAGTCCGTTGAAATCCATCTACTTAAAATACTAAAAACCGCCCTCGGTGTCAATCATTTTTCCGGTAACTGCGGCGATATTTAAGACATTTCGGGGCGTGTTGAACGTTCGCGAGCCTGTTCTGGAAGAAGATGACCATTGGATCGTAGAACGGCACGTAGAGGCACTGAGGATTCGCCGGCCAGATCGCATAATATCCGGGCTCGACGATCACTTCCTGCTCCGGGGTCGAGACCAGGTTCCCCTGCGCATTGGCCATCGCCCGCAGGCGTTGGACGGATTCCATTACATCGGTGGATTGGTTCACGTAGGCTTGCCCCAAGGCGGTGGTCCAATCCATCTTGTCCGCCATCATGTCGAGGACCGCCGGATAATGCGCCACCGCTTTGACGCTGACGTCCCATGGCTGATCGTCGACGCCATCCTGTCCGTAGGCGCGCACATACCGCGCCGCTTCATCAATCTGATCCAGAAAAGTCGCGGCCGGGAGCATCTGGGCCAGCAGCGGATCGGGATAAAGCGCGATGGGCGCCAGCAGATTGTCCAACTGCTCCGGAGAGTAAGTCGCGTAAGACGACTCATCCTGGGCCAGGGCAACGGCGCCACGGAGTCCCGGGCTTTCCCCGCCCCCGAGCGGCGGCTCGCTTAATAAGCACAGCACGGCCGATACGATCAAAATATATCGCATGACCTCATCCTTGTCGTCCGGGATCGTTCGTCTTCTTTGAGTCGACCGAAATTATAGCATAACCGTCCGGGACCGGATCTACTCACGTATTTTATACGGCCCTGCGCGTTCACCGATAGAGAACGTCCTAAACGAGCCTGGCGGCTGTCGCTTCAATCAGGCGTCCTTGAACCCGACCGGATGCCGTGAACCAAACCGGACGGCGCTCCGGGAGCTTCTTTGTCGGCATCCGACCAACCGCCTCCAAGAGCGACAAAAAGCGCGACGGTGTCCTGCAACCGCTGGGCGTGCGCCTGGAGATAACCGATCTTCGCCTGATGGTACTGATCGTTTGCGACTAGAATTTGCAAATAGCTGGCGACGCCCGCCTGGTAATTGGCCTGCACCAACCGCAAGGCGTGCTCCGATGCATCGAGCGCTTGAGCCTGGGCCTGCACCGCTTCGGCGTCATGTTCCAAGGCCCGGAGGGTGTCGGCCACTTGAGCGAACGCGCTCAGGACGGATTGACGATAGTTGGCCAGAGACTGCTGGTACGCTTCCATGGCCGCTTTCCGCTCAAACCATAACGTCCAGCCATGGAACAGCGGGGCCGTAAGGTTCGCGCCCAGGCTCCAAAAGCCGCTCGTCGACTTGAAGAGATCGGGTGCCGAGGTGTTGTTCAATCCGTAACTGCCGTTCAACGTGAAGCTCGGGAACAACGCGGCCGTGGCCACGCCGATATCGGCGCTCGCGCTATGCAGCAGAGCCTCGGCCGCGAGGATATCGGGACGTTGATGGACCAACTCGGAGGGTAGGGTAATCGGCAGGTCGCCCGGAAGCGTGAGGTCGGCCAACTCGATCTGGATCGGATCCCATTCCGCGGGTACGCGACCGACCAGCGTGGCCAGCAAATGCTCCGCCTCGCTCCGCCTCTGCTCCAGCGGTGGGAGCGTTGCTTCCGTAGCCGCGAGCTGAGTTCGGAGGCTCAGAACATTCAAATAGGGCACCGTGCCCGCCTGCGCCTGTACTTCGGTAATCCTGACTTGTTCCTTCAGTAAACCGATGATCTCCTCGGTAGCCTTGATCTGGGTCGTGTAGGCCGCAAGAGCGATTACGGTATTCACAATATTTCCCGACAGGGAAAGGTATGTCGCCAGAACCGCATCGCGTTGAAAATCCACCTGGGCTTCCAGGCTCTCTACGGCGCGGCGATTACCGCCGAATACGTCGAGAGAATAGCCGACCGTAGCCGAGAGCGTGTAGAGATTAAAGAGGCTGGCCGGGGCACTGCTGCCAATGCGGGCCGGGGAGAACTTCTGGCGCTCAGCGCCCAAATTGCCGTCCACTTCCGGATAAAACACCCCATAACCGGCCAGCAGGTTGTTCTGGCTTTGGCGCAACCGAGCTTGTGCTGCATGAAGATCCGGATTTTCCGTGACCGCCTGGTTGATCAGGGCATCCAGTTTTGTCGAGTTAAGAAAGCGCCACCAATCCCCGGGCATCTTACCACCCGGTTCAAAGTGCTGGGCCTGACCGTCTGCTGAAATGCTTGCGGTCGGCTCTGTGCCATGGGTGTAGCGGTCGACGGGCGGCGGCTTGGGACGAACAAAGTCCGGTCCCAGGGCACATCCCATCGCCGACAGCAGGCCGACCGTGCACAGACAGATCCTTCCGACCTTTCTTCGTGTTTTGGCCGCCGGGGCGCCCGCCGCTCTACAGGCCTTCCGAAGTCCTTCGTTCCGTTTCATTTCTCTCCGATGTACACGTCCACCAACTGACCGGGATATACATGAATATCCTTGGGGCGCTGAAACCTGAAGATCACCGGCAAGACGCGCACGTCAACCCTTTCCGTCCGCTGATTCGATAGCTCAATTTTGGGGGATACGTAAGGCTGTACCCGGACAAATTCCAGAGGAATGCTGGTATCGGTGCCTCGAATGAACATCCGCGCGCTCATTTGAGAGGCTTGGGGCAGTCTATGGATGAGGATCTCGTCGATATAACATCGGATGCCGATATACTCTTCCGAACTGCCCATGACGATGACGGGGCTAAATCCCTGCGTGTAGGTCTCGTAGGCACCCTGCGAGGAGATGTAGCCGCCCACCGCGGCCGCGATGGATAAAATCACCCCATCGGCCGGGGCGGTGAGGGTGTACTTCGCCAAGAGAGCGTTTGAGGCCGTGTAGGCTTTGGACAACGCATTCGCCTGCTTCTCCTGGCTTTGGACATCGTAACTCCAGGCGCCGGCTTTGGTGAGTTCATACTGCCTCTCGACGACTTCGAGATTGGCCTTGGCGACATTGACGGTATTCTCCGCGTTGTCCAAGGTATCCTTGCTCACGGACTGCGGGTCCAGTTCAAACGACCTCAATTGCTTGGCCAACTGGTCCTGCGCACTTTTCAGGTTTGCGCGGGCCAACTCTACCTGGGCCGTGGCCACTTCCAAGGTTTCTTTTCTTGGCTGGGCCCTGAGTTCTTCCAGCAAGGAGAGGGCCGCCTCGGCTTGAGACTTCTGCTGCTCGGCCGTAGCCCTTTGAACCGAATCATCGATTTTCAGCAGAGGGGTTCCCTTGTTCACGATATCTCCTTCGGCCACCAGAATTTGTGTGACCCTCCCGGAGACTTCAGGGTACAGGTTGATATTTTCTCCGGTGGATTGGTAGCTTTCGATGATGCCATTGACATAGATGCCTTTTTCGTAGGGATTCGTGGCGGGGTTGAACACGGGAGGCAGCGGCTTTTTTTGAATGCCGTACACATAGGCGCTGATCAACCCCGCGATGATCCCCAGGACCGAGAGGAAAAAGACCACCCTATTTCTCACCGGGACCTCCCTTGATGACCCCCGCAATCTTTCCGTCTTCCATCTTTAAAATTCGATCCGAATACTCGTAGATCCGATCATCATGGGTCACAATGATAATCGACCTTCGTTCGTTCAGGACATTCCGCTTGATGAAATCGACAATTTTTCTTCCCGTATCCCCGTCCAAAGATGCGGTCGGTTCGTCAAACACCAGAATATCCGGACGGCCGGCAATCGCTCTTGCAATCGCCACCCGTTGCTGCTCACCGCCGCTCAGCTTGACCGGAGGAAGATGCGCCCGTTCCTTGAGGCCCACGATTTCCAAACATTCGGCCGCCAGCTTGATCGCTTCATTCCAGTCCTGTTTTTTTAAAATCAGGGGAATGGCCACATTTTCAACGGTGGTCAGTCTTGGAAACAGATGATAATCCTGAAACACGAAACCAATCGTATTGAGCCTGAAATCCGCAATCTGCTCGCTGGTCAGGTTCCAGATCTCCTTCTCCTCCACCACGACGGATCCCGAATTCGGTTTCAGAATTCCAGAAATCATACTCAACAATGTGGTTTTGCCGCTTCCCGACGGCCCGACGATGTACAGCATCTCCCCGAAGTAGGCTTCAAAGCTGGCTTCCCTCACCGCAATAGTTCTGGCCGCTCCCTCTCCAAACCATTTGACCAGCTGGTCCGCTTTCACCGCCAAATTAGCCAAGTTATCCCCGGAAGATATCAAAGGGTTCGATCTTAAGGACTTTGCGAATTCCAATATAGCTTGAAGCGGCGATAATGATGAGGACCATGATCAGCGCGAGACCAAGGTTTCCGTACCGGATCGTCGCCGCATAATCCGGCAATCTCAGCTTGGCAATGGCGATTAATAGAGCGCACAGGCCGACCCCCAGACCATATCCGGTCAAACCCGTAAAAGCCGCTTGAAACAGGATCATGTAAATGAGTTCGTGTTCTTTAGCCCCGATCGCCTTGAGTGCGCCGAATTTCTCAAGATTCTCCAGGATAAACGTATAAAAGGTCTGGCCGGAAATCGACAGCCCCACGATGAAGCTGATGATCGTCATAATGAATAAATTTGTTCCTAAACCTGTCTGGAATATATAAAACCTGCTTATTTTTTGAACAAATTCTTCCTTCGTCAGGGCCCGGTAGCCAAGTTGTTCCACCTGTTTTTCAATGTAGGGTATGACTTCATTGCTCTTCGGCTCGACCATAATGTAGGAGATCGTAAATCTTGTAGAGGGAATGTACTGGAGCGCTCTGTTAAAGGTCGTGTATAGAGTTGGGACCCCAAACAACCCGCTTACAGGCACTGTGGCAATCCCGACGACAACGCCCAGGTGGTCGTTTAATTCAAATTCCGAACCGATCTTGGGATTTTCGAGCTTGCCGAACTCCGCATCCTTAACAACGATAAATGAGTTTTCTGCAAAGATGTCCTCGATATGTCCTTCCAGAAGCTCCGGCCGGCCGTACAGAGTGGCGTCGTCCAACCCGATCACGCTAACCGATTGATAGAGACCGCTTCGGAGCTTCAACAGGGCCCCTCCGGAATATAATGGCACGGCATAATTGACTCCGTTAATACTGCGAACATAATCCAGCACATAATCCGGAATCGGGATGGTATTGGCCACCGTATTGACCGCCGGATCCATCACCCAGATTTTGGCTCCGATATTGGTGACGGTGGCGGACGACCGGGACAGGATTCCGGAAAACAGAGAGGTCATCTGAACCATCAAGAACGCGGCAAACGCGATCCCGACGATCAGCGCTGAAAATTTCGCCCGGTCGTTGACCAACAATTTATATGCGATTTTTAGGATCCCTATCACGGATCCTCTCGCAGGACACTGACATCCAACGCGTCACTCCCTGGGCTCCCAGATTTTCTTTAAAGCGTCCAAAGGTACAAATGGGAACTGGATCATAAAAAAACCACTCTTTAGCAAGTACGCTAAATCAGACGCGATTGTCAAGAGAAGAGAATCAAATTCTCAATGCGTGGGAGAATAAGTCTGTCTAGGATGAACGGTGAACTTCCGACCGATCCTTGATAAAAAAAGGCGGCTGCCCTATAATGACTCAAATCATCTATAATATAGGAGCAAGGAGACTTTCATGGCCAAGGAACTGAGCGAGCACGGATACGATCGGGAAGAAGAATATTTCTACAAAAAAAACAAAGAACTCCTGGACAAGATGCGCGCCGAGCTGGATGCCAAGCGGGCCGAGCAGGAGGCCAAGGGCGCGCAGAATCCGCACTGGATGAAATGCCCCAAATGCGGCCAGGACATGGAAGAGGTTCCTCTGGCCGGGATCAAGGCGGACCAATGCACGAACTGCATGGGGATCTATTTCGACAAAGGAGAGTTGGAACTTCTCCTGGGTTCGCAGGAGCCCAAAGGATTTCTGGGCGGCCTGAAACGGCTATTTAAAAGATGAGACTGCCGATCGGCGAAAAGGGCCCCGATTTTTCCCTGCCCGGAGTGGACGGCAAGACCTACACCTTGCAAAGCTTCTCGGGCAAACCCGTCCTGGCGGTGATGTTCACCTGCAATCACTGTCCCTACGTCCAGGCCTACGAAGACCGTCTGATCGCGATCCAGGAAGACTATGCCGACCGCGGCGCGCAACTGGTGGCGATCAACGCCAACGAAACAAAAAATTATCCGGAAGACAACTTCCCCAAAATGGTCGAACGGGCCAAAACCAAAGGCTACAACTTTCCTTACCTAAGAGACGAAGACCAGTCCGTCGCCGAAGCCTACGGCGCCCATTACACGCCCGAGATCTTTGTCCTGGATCGGGAACGTCGGCTCCGTTACACCGGCCGGATCGACGACAACTGGCAGAACCCGAAGGCGGCCAAATCCCGAGACCTTCGCGACGCCATGGAGGCCCTGCTCGACGGGCGCGCCGTTTCCCAACCGGAGACGCACGCGTTCGGATGCACCATTAAGTGGGCTAAACCGTAGCAGGCAAGACCCTCCGGAGAGCCAAATGAAAGAGGGCGACCGTTTTCAACGGGCGTTTGAGGATGCCGCCATCGGCATGGCCCTCCTGGCCGTGGAGCCGCTCGGCCGATACATCGAGGTCAATCCGACCTTCTGCCGAATGACCGGTTACACGCGGGAAGAACTGCTCGCCCGAAATTTCCAAAGCATCACGGCCTCTCAAGACATCGACAGGAACGTCGAGCAGTTGCAACCGCTCTTGCGGGGAAGCATCCCCTCCATCCAACTGGAAAAACGGTACGTCCGCAAAGACGGAGGTTTGTTTTGGGTCCGCTTGAACGTTTCCCTCGTCCGAGACGACCGGGCCCAACCCTTGTACTTCATTGTCCAAGTCGAAGACATCGACGACCACAAACAGACGGAAGAGGCGTTGCGCGACTCCGGTCAACTCAATGAACAAATCATTCGGAGCGCCCGCGAAGGCATTGTTGTTCATGATCGCGAGCTGCGATACCGGGCCTGGAATCCCTACATGGAGGAGATGACCGGCCTGCGGTCGGAGTGGGTGTTGGGAAAACATCCCCTCGAGCTGGTTTCCATTCAGCGAGAGCACGGAAGACACATCCTGACCGAAGAAAACGTAAAAGAAATCCTGGACGGCCTGACCCGGGCCATGGCCGGCGAAACCGTCACGCGGCGGGACCTCGCGGTGATGTTAAAACAGGCCGGGCAAACAACGTGGAACTCGGTCCGATACGATCCGCTTAAAAACGCGCAGGGCGAGATCACGGGTGTGATCGTCACGGCGAGGGACATCACGGAGCGCAAGCGGGCGGAAGAGGCCTTGCGGGAGTCGGGTCAATTCAACCAGCAAGTGGTCGCCAATGTCCGAGAGGGCATCATCGTTTATGATCGCGATTTGCGGTATTTGGTTTGGAATCCGTTCATGGAGGAGCTGACCGGCTTGCGGGCCGAGAAGGTTCTGGGGAAACGGCCGAGGGATTTATTGTCGATTTACCAAGAGGAGCACGGCAAGCTTCTGATGGAAAAAGAGACCGTGGAAGCCATCGAGGCCAGCATCCAACGGGCGATGGCCGGGGAGACTTTTTCGTATCTGGATATCCCGTTTTTGATCAAGCCGTACGGCGAGACGGGCTGGACCTCGGTGCGGTACGGTCCGTTCCGCAACGCCCAGGGCGATATCGTCGGCGTCATCGCAACGGTGAGGGACATCACCGAGCAGAAACACCTGGAGGAACAGCTGCGCCATGCCCAAAAACTGGAAGCGGTCGGCCAATTGGCCGGAGGGGTCGCGCACGAATTCAACAACATGCTGACGGCCATCATGGGGAATCTCGACCTGGCGATCGATCAAATACCCGCGGCATCGGATCAGCGGTCCATCCTGACCGCGGCGTTGCAGGCGGCCCGCCGGGCCGCGTCGCTGACGCAACAGTTGCTCACCTTCAGTCACCGGAGTCCCATGGACCTTCAACCCCAGGACCTCGGCGCCATAGCCAACGACGTCGCGCACCTCCTGCGCCAAACCTTTGATCGACGGATCGAGGTCACGGTCCACGCCGCCGGAGACCTCTGGACGGTTCTCGCGGATGCCGGGCAGATGCACCAAGTGATCATGAACCTCTGCGTCAACGCACGGGATTCCCTGGTCGACTGCATAAACGGAGCGGTTCGGGAACCCGTTCCGGCCGGCTGGGCCCCCCGCATCGTCATTGCGGCGGAAAACGTCCGGATCGATGACGCCTACTGCAAGCTGCACCTCGACGCCCGGCCCGGAGAATACCTTCGCTTCTCGGTCAACGACAACGGCTACGGCATCGAAGAAACGATCAGCCATCGCATTTTCGAACCGTTCTTCACCACCAAAGAAGTCGGACGGGGCACGGGACTCGGCCTGGCCACGGTTTACGGAATCATGAAGCAGCATCAAGGCTGGATCGATCTGTCCAGCGCCAAATTTAAGGGTACGACCTTCAAGCTCTATCTCCCCCGCACCCACCGGACGGCGGGCCCGACGCCCCCGAAGGCCGCGCGGGGAGAAGAGCCCGCGCGCGGGACCGAAACCATCCTGTTCGTCGACGATGAAGCCCCCATTCGCCGCCTGGGCCAGACGATCCTGGAGCATCACGGATATACCGTGCTGCTGGCCAAAGACGGCGAGGAAGCGATCGAAGTTTTCAAGCGGGAACACGGCCGGATCAACCTGGTCGTGCTGGACTTGACGATGCCCCGCATGTCGGGACATGAGGTTCTCAGACAGCTTCTTCACCTGGACCCGGCCATGCGCTTCCTGATCTCAAGCGGCCATCAAACGCCGGGGACCTCGACCGAACTCCAGAATCTCGGGATGATCGATCTCGTCCCCAAACCCTACAGCCCAGACGAACTCGCGCACAGCGTGAGAAAGCTCCTGGACGCCGCCCTCCCTCCGAGAGAAGTTCGGTAGAGACAACCCTCTTGATCATCCCGTTCGACGCCTGTATAATGAACCTCGCTCTTCTGCGAATACCGAACGAACAACGTGAGCGGGACGGGGAGGCGGATCAGATGCAAGATGCAGGAGGATGGATGCCGGTGAAAAATCGCTTCATCACCCGCATCCTTCATCCGGGACGAAGCCCCCGTAGTCGGGCGGCGACGCGATCCCCTACAAAATAGATCGGAGGAACGAATGGCCGAAGTGAAGTGCGTGCATTGCGGACTGACCCGCGAGGGAATAACGGGATACGCCTACGGAGGACAGCTCGAAGCCGAGATCAAGTCGAAGATCTGCGGCGTCTGCTGGCAGGAATGGAAAGGCATGTCGATCAAGATCATCAACGAATACCGCC of the Nitrospiria bacterium genome contains:
- the gltB gene encoding glutamate synthase large subunit, producing MDFNGLPERQGLYDPQFEKEACGIGFVVNVKGSKSHDIVRKGLQVLENLAHRGAVGCDPCTGDGVGILLQIPHEFLKRACAEAGIRLSGAGEYGVGMVFLPTVPAQRAPCEKLIEKIIHEEGQRLLGWRDVPVKEAHIGDLARQSLPYIRQFFIARDILTEAEFERKLYVIRKRIENAVRGSALEGRETFYIPSLSANTIVYKGLLLPSQIPLFYTDLADENVMSALALVHSRFSTNTFPTWSRAHPYRYICHNGEINTLKGNINWMHAREGRMSSDLFGDDLKKLYPIISEGQSDSACLDNALEFLVMGGRSLPHAMMMLIPEAWSGDPNMDLARRGFYEYHAAMQEPWDGPAAVCFTDGKLIGATLDRNGLRPARYVVTKDDFVVMASETGVLPVPPEEVRTKGRLQPGRMFLVDTAQGRIIDDEEIKADMASRKPYLQWVAANRINLEDLPEPLNVLQPDHVTLRQRQQVFGYTIEDLKMIMMPMTITGEEPVGSMGTDTPLAVLSDRPQLLFKYFKQLFAQVTNPPIDPIREQLVMSLVTSIGPKANLLGETPESCRRIKVNQPILTNADLEKIRTIADGYFKSQTLSMLFPAAEGPRGLADAVERLCRQASEAIRAGYNFIILSDRGVDAERAPVPSLLAISAVHHHLVRECSRTEVGLIVETGEAREVHHFACLIGYGAGSINPYLAFETLTDMVRDGYLPETIDAPTAESKYIKAVNKGLLKIFSKMGISTVQSYCGGQIFEAIGLGAELVERYFTGTASRIGGIGIETLAEEVLRRHTAAHQNVPIRQLDYGGEYHYRIQGERHNWNPETISKLQWAARNNSYASFKEFSRLVDDESRRRSTLRGLLDLRTGAPVPLEEVEPAKEIVKRFTTGAMSFGALGKEAHETLAIAMNRLGGKSNTGEGGEDPERFVPLPNGDSKNSAIKQVASARFGVTTFYLVNARELQIKMAQGAKPGEGGQLPGHKVDETIARLRYATPGVQLISPPPHHDIYSIEDLAQLIYDLKNVNPQAAVSVKLVAEVGVGTVAAGVAKAHADKILISGDSGGTGASPWSSIKHAGIPWELGLAETQQTLVMNNLRGRVRIETDGQLKTGRDVVIATLLGAEEFGFSTAPLIVEGCIMMRKCHLNTCPVGIATHDPVLRKKFSGLPEHVVNYFFFVAEEVREWMARLGFRRFEEMIGRTDKIKPHKAIDHWKARGIDLSAILYRPEIAPDVAVHCVQTQDHGLANALDHQLIERARPALESKRGVEAAWPIRNIHRTVGAMLSGEIARRHGAAGLPDDTIRFRFTGSAGQSFGAWCVNGLSLALEGESNDYLGKGMAGGRLVVVPFKKSTFAPEETILIGNVALYGATGGEAYIHGMAGERFAVRNSGCRAVVEGVGDHGCEYMTGGVVVVLGQTGRNFAAGMSGGVAFVLNRDGGFERRCNLSMVELEPVRDKEDQALLKGMIERHARHTGSAQAQKVLEQWSVMLPKFLRVMPVEYKKVMEQRKAQKTASKEAAVHG
- a CDS encoding DUF3300 domain-containing protein — encoded protein: MRYILIVSAVLCLLSEPPLGGGESPGLRGAVALAQDESSYATYSPEQLDNLLAPIALYPDPLLAQMLPAATFLDQIDEAARYVRAYGQDGVDDQPWDVSVKAVAHYPAVLDMMADKMDWTTALGQAYVNQSTDVMESVQRLRAMANAQGNLVSTPEQEVIVEPGYYAIWPANPQCLYVPFYDPMVIFFQNRLANVQHAPKCLKYRRSYRKND
- a CDS encoding efflux transporter outer membrane subunit, producing MKRNEGLRKACRAAGAPAAKTRRKVGRICLCTVGLLSAMGCALGPDFVRPKPPPVDRYTHGTEPTASISADGQAQHFEPGGKMPGDWWRFLNSTKLDALINQAVTENPDLHAAQARLRQSQNNLLAGYGVFYPEVDGNLGAERQKFSPARIGSSAPASLFNLYTLSATVGYSLDVFGGNRRAVESLEAQVDFQRDAVLATYLSLSGNIVNTVIALAAYTTQIKATEEIIGLLKEQVRITEVQAQAGTVPYLNVLSLRTQLAATEATLPPLEQRRSEAEHLLATLVGRVPAEWDPIQIELADLTLPGDLPITLPSELVHQRPDILAAEALLHSASADIGVATAALFPSFTLNGSYGLNNTSAPDLFKSTSGFWSLGANLTAPLFHGWTLWFERKAAMEAYQQSLANYRQSVLSAFAQVADTLRALEHDAEAVQAQAQALDASEHALRLVQANYQAGVASYLQILVANDQYHQAKIGYLQAHAQRLQDTVALFVALGGGWSDADKEAPGAPSGLVHGIRSGSRTPD
- a CDS encoding biotin/lipoyl-binding protein is translated as MRNRVVFFLSVLGIIAGLISAYVYGIQKKPLPPVFNPATNPYEKGIYVNGIIESYQSTGENINLYPEVSGRVTQILVAEGDIVNKGTPLLKIDDSVQRATAEQQKSQAEAALSLLEELRAQPRKETLEVATAQVELARANLKSAQDQLAKQLRSFELDPQSVSKDTLDNAENTVNVAKANLEVVERQYELTKAGAWSYDVQSQEKQANALSKAYTASNALLAKYTLTAPADGVILSIAAAVGGYISSQGAYETYTQGFSPVIVMGSSEEYIGIRCYIDEILIHRLPQASQMSARMFIRGTDTSIPLEFVRVQPYVSPKIELSNQRTERVDVRVLPVIFRFQRPKDIHVYPGQLVDVYIGEK
- a CDS encoding ABC transporter ATP-binding protein, producing the protein MANLAVKADQLVKWFGEGAARTIAVREASFEAYFGEMLYIVGPSGSGKTTLLSMISGILKPNSGSVVVEEKEIWNLTSEQIADFRLNTIGFVFQDYHLFPRLTTVENVAIPLILKKQDWNEAIKLAAECLEIVGLKERAHLPPVKLSGGEQQRVAIARAIAGRPDILVFDEPTASLDGDTGRKIVDFIKRNVLNERRSIIIVTHDDRIYEYSDRILKMEDGKIAGVIKGGPGEK
- a CDS encoding ABC transporter permease, whose translation is MIGILKIAYKLLVNDRAKFSALIVGIAFAAFLMVQMTSLFSGILSRSSATVTNIGAKIWVMDPAVNTVANTIPIPDYVLDYVRSINGVNYAVPLYSGGALLKLRSGLYQSVSVIGLDDATLYGRPELLEGHIEDIFAENSFIVVKDAEFGKLENPKIGSEFELNDHLGVVVGIATVPVSGLFGVPTLYTTFNRALQYIPSTRFTISYIMVEPKSNEVIPYIEKQVEQLGYRALTKEEFVQKISRFYIFQTGLGTNLFIMTIISFIVGLSISGQTFYTFILENLEKFGALKAIGAKEHELIYMILFQAAFTGLTGYGLGVGLCALLIAIAKLRLPDYAATIRYGNLGLALIMVLIIIAASSYIGIRKVLKIEPFDIFRG
- a CDS encoding zf-TFIIB domain-containing protein — protein: MAKELSEHGYDREEEYFYKKNKELLDKMRAELDAKRAEQEAKGAQNPHWMKCPKCGQDMEEVPLAGIKADQCTNCMGIYFDKGELELLLGSQEPKGFLGGLKRLFKR
- a CDS encoding thioredoxin family protein, yielding MRLPIGEKGPDFSLPGVDGKTYTLQSFSGKPVLAVMFTCNHCPYVQAYEDRLIAIQEDYADRGAQLVAINANETKNYPEDNFPKMVERAKTKGYNFPYLRDEDQSVAEAYGAHYTPEIFVLDRERRLRYTGRIDDNWQNPKAAKSRDLRDAMEALLDGRAVSQPETHAFGCTIKWAKP